A genomic window from Arthrobacter sp. FW305-BF8 includes:
- a CDS encoding TetR/AcrR family transcriptional regulator, whose protein sequence is MTGPQRRSQLIEVGRALFAVRGLDGTTIEEIAAAAGVSKPVIYEHFGSKEGLYTQVVEYEFRILLAAINDALTQEAKPRVLVERAALALLTYIEERTDGFRILMRDAPPSQPEGAFSTLLSHVTARVEHILSDEFARRGFSAADGAMYAQMLVGMVAMTGQWWQDARQPDKRDVAAHLVNLAWNGLTGLKKDPELRSEA, encoded by the coding sequence ATGACAGGACCGCAGCGGCGGTCCCAGCTCATCGAAGTAGGGCGGGCCCTTTTCGCGGTGCGGGGGCTGGACGGCACCACCATCGAAGAGATTGCGGCCGCCGCCGGCGTTTCCAAGCCCGTGATCTACGAGCACTTCGGCTCGAAGGAAGGCCTGTACACGCAGGTCGTCGAGTACGAGTTCCGGATCCTGCTCGCGGCCATCAACGACGCACTCACCCAGGAAGCCAAGCCGAGGGTCCTCGTGGAGCGCGCCGCCCTGGCCCTGCTCACCTACATCGAGGAACGCACCGACGGCTTCCGCATCCTCATGCGGGACGCTCCGCCGTCCCAGCCCGAAGGCGCCTTCTCCACACTGCTCTCCCACGTGACCGCGCGCGTTGAACACATCCTGTCCGACGAATTCGCCCGCCGCGGGTTCAGCGCAGCCGACGGCGCCATGTACGCGCAGATGCTCGTGGGCATGGTGGCGATGACGGGCCAGTGGTGGCAGGACGCCCGCCAGCCCGACAAACGGGACGTCGCCGCCCACCTCGTCAACCTCGCGTGGAACGGCCTGACCGGACTCAAAAAGGACCCGGAACTCCGCAGCGAGGCTTAG